The Pontibacter sp. SGAir0037 DNA segment AGCAGTTGCACAGGCAATCACAGCTGGCAGTAATTATCAACGACCTGCACCGGCACTGGTTTGCCTACTATTCTATTAAATATATTACAGCTGTATTCTCACGCTCACCGTTAGTAAGAAACGATGCCGCCTTATCGGTATGGCGTGCTTTTAAAAAACGGGAAATTATCAGTTTATTACAACAGGCAAAGGTTGCCAACTATAGCCTTCGCTGGATGTGGGCATTCAGATGGCAGGTGTTAATGCAAAAATAGCTGCAACCCAATACAGCCGACCTGGTGTATAAGCTATAAAACTTAAGCCTTTGCTATGAACAAAAGTACCCTCAACTTCTGGCTTTTATTTATCATATCATTGGTCATTTCAGCCTTAGCTGTTTCTGTGTTTATTAAAGTGCTGAAATTGATTATATATGTTATACTCGTTCTGGCTCTGGCACCTGTAGTATACCTCCTTTTAAAACTGATTCTCCCGGGCAGAAAAACAAAAGACGATAAGCTTAAAACAAGGGATTAGTTTTAAAGCTAAAACCGCAGGCGCATTAAAAGTAAATATGCTGTGCCAACCTGAATGTATTGGCGTGGGCCTCTACAATATGCGCAATCTGCTTCGAGTAGCCTCCGCCCATACTCACTGTTACAGGTAATCTGTTTCTATGGCATAGCTCCAGCACCATCTTATCCCGTGCTTTGCATCCGGCAATGCTCATACCCAGCTTTCCTAATTTATCTGTAGCCAGCACATCTACTCCGGATTGAAAGAACACAAAATCAGGCTCTTGCTCATCCAGCAGGCGGGGAAGAGTTTCAGCTAAAATGTGTAAGTATGTCTGGTCGTCTGTGCCTACTTCTAAAGGTATATCCAGGTCAGATCGTTCTTTATGAAATGGATAGTTATGGCCACAGTGCATGCTAAAGGTAAACACCCTTGGCTCCCGCTCAAAAATCTGGGCTGTTCCGTTTCCCTGATGCACATCCAGATCAACCACCAATACCTTTTTAATGTTTTTATGGTTGAGCAGAAAGTTAGCGGCGATGGCAATATCATTCAGAAGGCAAAAGCCTTCTCCTCTGTCTGTAAAAGCATGGTGCGTTCCACCGGCTATGTTCATACCTATACCGAATTCCAGTGCAAATAGTGCGGCCTGCACCGTGCCGTTCATGATAACTACTTCCCGGTTTATCAGTTCTCTGGAATGCGGAAAGCCGGTCTTCCTTATTTCTGAAGCCGAAAGCT contains these protein-coding regions:
- a CDS encoding histone deacetylase, yielding MLKIAWSEIFAHSLPEGHRFPMAKYDLLPEQLLYEGTIVQDNLFAPKPLPQKYILETHDATYWQRLSNLQLSASEIRKTGFPHSRELINREVVIMNGTVQAALFALEFGIGMNIAGGTHHAFTDRGEGFCLLNDIAIAANFLLNHKNIKKVLVVDLDVHQGNGTAQIFEREPRVFTFSMHCGHNYPFHKERSDLDIPLEVGTDDQTYLHILAETLPRLLDEQEPDFVFFQSGVDVLATDKLGKLGMSIAGCKARDKMVLELCHRNRLPVTVSMGGGYSKQIAHIVEAHANTFRLAQHIYF